The Fibrobacter sp. UWEL region ACTTGTAGCGAACGTGAGCTTTGTGCTGGAGTTTTAAGGCTCGCTTGTCCGCCTTATCTGGGTCATACTTTTCGCATCCCCATTCCTGAAAATTTCCTTGCTGAGCCCGCCTTCGGAAATTCCAATCTGTTTTGCTATAGCCTTTTGATTAAGTCCGACTTCCAATAACGCCTTAATTTGGTATCTTTTGTCTCGGTTGAGTCTCATCGCTTGTCCTTTTTCTTGGCGGAAAAACAGCAAGTTAGAAACCTAACCATCCCTAGAATTCACTTTCTAGGGATTTTTTTGTTTTTAGCCAAGATTGGATTTACTTGACGATGAGAATCCGCGATAGAAAAAATGCCTTATTTGTCCGATTATTTTTAAATCACTGGCATTTTTATATACATTTATCCTAAAAGACAATTTTATCAAGGAGAAAAAATGTCTGCAGGTTTGGTTATTGGCATTGTCGCAGTGGTGATCGTCCTCTTGCTCATCACCACTTACAACAAGTTGGTAAAGCTTCGCAACAACCGCGAAAATGCATTTTCAAATATTGATGTGCAGCTGAAGCAGCGTTTTGACTTGGTGCCCCAGCTGGTTTCCACCGTCAAGGGTTACGCCACTCACGAAAAGGAAACTCTGGAAAAGATTACTGCCGCTCGTGCCGCTGGTATGGGAGCCCAGACTGTGGATGAAAAGCTTGCTGCAGATAAGGCCATGACTAGTGCCTTGGCAGGCCTCAAGGTTTCCCTGGAAGCTTATCCGGAACTGAAGGCCAATACCAACTTCCTTCAGTTGCAGACTGAACTTTCCGATATTGAAAACAAGCTGGCTGCAGCTCGCCGCTTCTTCAACTCCGCAACCAAGGAATACAACAACGCTTGCGAAGTCTTCCCCAACAATGTCATTGCTGGCTTGTTCCACTTCAAGCGTGCTGCCATGTACGAAGCTATGGAAAGCCGTGAATCCCTGAACAAGGCTCCCGAAGTCAAATTCTAGTAATGAAATATGTAGGCTTGCAGA contains the following coding sequences:
- a CDS encoding LemA family protein — its product is MSAGLVIGIVAVVIVLLLITTYNKLVKLRNNRENAFSNIDVQLKQRFDLVPQLVSTVKGYATHEKETLEKITAARAAGMGAQTVDEKLAADKAMTSALAGLKVSLEAYPELKANTNFLQLQTELSDIENKLAAARRFFNSATKEYNNACEVFPNNVIAGLFHFKRAAMYEAMESRESLNKAPEVKF